The nucleotide sequence ATGTACCCTCATCATGATCAAGCCAGCACACCTGCAAAAACTCCCCTTGGATGATGTTACCCCTGTGCTCCTCAGCCCCTGAGGAGGCTCCTCCCTGCCCACTGGCTTGAGTCTGAGCAGGTCCTAGTGGCATTCAAAACCCCAACACCCTCCTTGCTTCTAGGGTCACCACATCCACCAACACCCCAGTCCCTGGCCTCTTCCCTAATCAGTTGTAAGGTCtcagcacctcagtttcctcatctgtgaagtgggatgAACGTCATCAGGGACAGTAGTGACTAGGGGCTAGACTCTGGAGGCAGATTAATGGGGACATTAAACTGATGTGGGTCTCCCAGGAGTCTGGCCAACACCTTTATCTTCACAGGGATGCTTCCTGTGCCTTCACTGTCCCAGGCATTGTACTCCACTATTGCCGCATTCTCCAATTTACTCTTGTTCTTTCCACTCTCCCATTCATTATCTTCACATTGACACTCCCTTTCAGCCTTCAAtgccctcttcctcttctcttcaacTGCTCTCCCCCTAGCCCCACACCGATTTCCTCCACACTCCCTCTTCACACTGCAATGCATTTCTGTGACCCCCGGGGCTGTGACCCTGAGGGGACCAGGGCCTCACTATAGCCAAGCGGGTCTTTAGAGGCCAGGAACAGGAAGAGGTGGGGCCCTGTGCGGTGTCTGACTGACCCCCCGTCTCCTCACTGCGACATTGAGGTCCTCAGGGAAAGAAGAAGAATATAGAAGAGTGCTTGAGGCCACTTGAGCCTGAGATGTGGGTCCTGGCTGGTCCTGAGGTCTTAGGGGTTTTCTGGCCTGTGTGGTTCTTGCTTtccctgctaagtcgcttcagtcatgtctgactctgtgcgaccccatagacggcagcccaccaggcttccctgtccctgggattctccaggcaaggatactggagtgggttgccatttccttctccaatgcatgaaagtgaaaagtgaaagtgaagtcgctcagtcgtgtccgactctgtgctaccccatggactgcagcctaccaggctcctccgtccatgggattttccaggcaagagtactggaatggggtgccattgccttctcctcttgctttcccAGGGACCTAATAAACAGGAGACTTACAGATAGATAAGACATAGGAAGTTTAGCCACAGGAAGGGAGTTTACTTTGTTCCCCCAACTCTGATATCCTCATCAGAGATGATCATTGTTAATTTTTGTGGATATCTTCCTAATTTCTACCACCTTTTAAATTAATACCTTTACAGGATATGTGTATAAATCTATGCTTTTATTTAGTTCATTTTGATTTGATGAACTTGCTAATCTTGCTAAATCTTGTACAATCTTCTATATCAGTACATAGAGGGCACACTCGTTGCTTTTAACTGTTATTTGGTATACCATTGTTTAAACGAACTGAAAtcaggactgccctggtggtctactggctaagactttgcactcccaatgcaaggggcccggttccacccctggttggagaaccagatcccacatgccacagttaaaAGATCCcgaatgctgcaatgaagatcaaagattctAAGCATGACAGCTAccatctggcacagccaaacaaacaaacaaataaaaataagcattaaaataaattaattgaattctatcatactcagtgaagtaagtcagaaagagaaagacaaataccatatgatactcATATGTaggatctaaaatatgacacagatgaacttatctacggaacagaaacagattcacatagataacaaacttgtggttgccaaagagGAGGAAGAGTTGGGGagagatggactgggagtttgggattagcagacacaaactattatgtataacatggataaacaaggtcctactgtgtagtgCAGGGAACTGTATATTATATCCTATGAtaatccataatggaaaagaatatgaaaaagaatgtatatatattatatataactgaaccactttgctgtatagcagaaattaacacagcattataaatcaattacttcaataaaataaatttaaaaaacaaatgaaccaaAACCCTCTTAACGAATACCAGGTAGGCTTTAATGAGCAACGTTATATACCTTTCCATCAGTGGGTCAGTATTTGAGGTGTTCTTCTTTGTAGCCAGAACTGTGTTCATTTAGGTTGGAAAGAAAGGACAGGTTCTTAAGTTTTCCTTAGAAGGGGCTCAGCCGTTGGGAGTCATTCTGGTGCCTGAGTCATAGGTGCCCTTATGACATCatgctctctccttcctcccctccatctCTTCCGGCCAGAGCACTGGCTTGGACAGCAGACCTGAAAGCAATGGGAACATCTAGCCCCTAACCATGGGTAATTTAGTAGAGTTAAGACCTAAGGGGGTTTGACTATCCAACCCAAACAATGGGCATTTAATGTCTTATGAGATAGATCTACCCAAGCTTTCTGGAGCTGGGTACATCTCCATAGTTAGCTCAGGATAGGATCCCTTCTCATGTCTGAGATCCTAGGAAAGTCCAGGAAGCCTCGTGTGTGGCTGACTTGGCACCTAGTGGTGGGGAGGGCACCCttacttttatgtttttctctctAACCTCTGATAAGGACAGCAAACCTTCCAAATTATAATCACAGGTTATGATGAAGTCTCACTGATAGAACAGAGCTTGAAGGAGCAAAGGAGAGGGGAGCAAGGGATTCCACTTCCAACACCCTACCCACACCACTGCCACTGCCCTCCCACCCTTCCCTGGGTAGATGGATCTGGGATACTGTGTTGGGGAGAGCCTTGACTTGTGTTATCTCTGGCCCTTGTGGCCCAGTGGAGTGACTCAAAGGTCTGTGACCATGTAATTTATTTTCCAAAGGCAGATGCTTCAGGGAGTGAAAGGGGCACTTATCAACATCACACCAGGACAACAGGCACAGACCCAGGATATGCTAGGCAAACTGGGACGAACAGCCACCACACAGAGTAGGAAATGGAGAGGGGGTGACCCCTCCTTGGCTGTCTTTTCCCCCTATTTCTTCCTTAGGTTGAGAGTCTAGCCAAGGTGTGTGCTAAGGAGGAGGGCAGAGTGTGAATCCAGGCCTCACACGGTTGAGAGACTCAAAGTGAGGATTGTGTTTGGGCAATGCAAAGGCCAAGGTACAGGAAGACTGGGGTGTGTGAGCGCATGCACATATGCGCGTGTATCTTTGTAATGAAGTACGTGTTGACTGGTGTTAAGAGCTTAAAGTGTGTGAGGTGCAGGAATCTTTTAACATTTTGGTGAGGCAGAGGGAGGCAGCAGGCAGGTTTAACCTGAAGTCAGAGGTGAGACAGCAGGGAGAGCAAAAATGCCACTCTTCCAGCAGATGAGAGGCAACGGAAGGGAAGAGTCATGGTTCTCAGGTAGGTGGTCAGGTCCAGGTGAAATGGCTATCTCTTTCACTTCTAGATCAGGGTGTTCCTGCTGTAGATGGTCAACCAGGTCCGTGCAAAACTGGGTAAGGTTGCAAGTGCAGGTGCACCTCCATTGTACAGACGGAGACCCTGAGACCCAGAGGACAAGATGAGGCTCCCATGTCCATTAACCGGAGAGTGGCAGAAGCAGGACACTTAGTCGATCTCGAGGTGCAGCTGCTGCTCACGACAGATCTCCCAAACGTCAGAGAAATGGCCCCTTCCTGCCACAACTTAGGGCCAAAATGTATGTGTTTCTTAAGTgtcctctgttttctcttttaaggCCCCAAAGTAAGAatcatgagaaaagaagaaaacaaggcgATTGTTTCCATTCAGGCCTGGTGGCGGGGCACTCTGGTGCGCAGGACGCTGCTGCATGCGGCTCTCAGAGCATGGATCATTCAATGCTGGTGGAAACAGAAACTGGTGCTGCTGATGGAGAACAGGCGACGGGTGGCCCTAGATGCCTTCGCAAGGCAAGAATGGGCAGTGGTCAAGCTACAATCCTGGGTCCGCATGTGGTGCATCCGCCTTCGTTATTTACGTTTGCTCCATGCCGTCCGCATCATCCAGGTCTATTGGCGCTGGCATAGTTGTCATACCCGTGGTTTCATTCAGGGCCATTATGACCTCAAAGAAAACCAACTGAATCTTCAACTTGAAATCTCTTTGGGTTCACAAGCTTGTAGAGTACAACAATGCATACCACTTCCAATAAAGGAATGACCAGGTCTGCTATATCTGTGTCCCCAGCTCTTTTGTCAGACATACCTCAAGAAGGTCATTAGGCTAAGGATGGCAAACACTTCAGTTCaggtttagttcagtcgctcagtcgtgtctgactctgcgaccccatgaatcgcagcacgccaggcctccctgtccatcaccaactcccggagttaactcaaattcatgttcatcgagtcggtgatgccatccagccatctcatcctctgtcatccccttctcctcctgccttcaatcactcccagcatcagggtctttttcaatgagtcaactcttcgcatgaggtggccaaagtactggagtttcagctttagcatcattccttccaaagaacacccaggactgatctcctctagaatggactggctggatctccttgcagtccaagggactctcaacagtcttctccaacaccacagttcaaaagcatcaattctttggtgctcagttttcttcacagtccaactctcacatccatacatgaccactgggaaaaccatagccttgactagacgaacctttgttggcaaagtaatgtctctgcttttcaatatgctgtctaggttggtcataactttccttccaaggagtaagcgtcttctaatttcatggctgcaatcaccatctgcagtgactttggagcccaaaaaaataaagtctgacactgtttccactgtttccccatctatttcccatgaagtgatgggaccagatgccatgatcttagttttctgaatgctgagctttaagccaacttattcactctccacttgcattttcatcaagaggctttttagttcctcttcactttctgccataagggtggtgtcatctgcatatctgaggttattgatatttctcccagcaatcttgattccagcttgtgcttcttccagcccagcgtttctcatgatgtactctgcatataagttaaataagcagggtgacaatatacagccttgacgtactccttttcctatttggaaccaatctgttgttccatgtccagttctaactgttgcttcctgacctgcatacaaatttctcaagaggcagatcaggtggtctggtattctcatctcttgaagaattttccacagtttattgtgatccataccgaaagaggctttggcatagtcaataaagcagaaatagatgtttttctggaactctcttgctttttccatgatccagcggatgttggcaatttgatctctggttcctctgttttttctaaaaccagcttgaacatctggaagttcacggttcatgtactgcttaagcctggcttggagaattttgagcattacttgactagcatgtgagatgagtgcaattgtgcggtagtttgagcattctttggcattgcctttctttgggattggaatgaaaactgaccttttccagtcctgtggccactgctgagttttccaaatttgctggcctattgagtgtagaactttcacagcatcatctttcaggatttgaaatagctcaactggaattcca is from Bos taurus isolate L1 Dominette 01449 registration number 42190680 breed Hereford chromosome 22, ARS-UCD2.0, whole genome shotgun sequence and encodes:
- the IQCF5 gene encoding IQ domain-containing protein F5, with protein sequence MGPKVRIMRKEENKAIVSIQAWWRGTLVRRTLLHAALRAWIIQCWWKQKLVLLMENRRRVALDAFARQEWAVVKLQSWVRMWCIRLRYLRLLHAVRIIQVYWRWHSCHTRGFIQGHYDLKENQLNLQLEISLGSQACRVQQCIPLPIKE
- the IQCF5 gene encoding IQ domain-containing protein F5 isoform X1 → MPLFQQMRGNGREESWFSGPKVRIMRKEENKAIVSIQAWWRGTLVRRTLLHAALRAWIIQCWWKQKLVLLMENRRRVALDAFARQEWAVVKLQSWVRMWCIRLRYLRLLHAVRIIQVYWRWHSCHTRGFIQGHYDLKENQLNLQLEISLGSQACRVQQCIPLPIKE